In Setaria viridis chromosome 5, Setaria_viridis_v4.0, whole genome shotgun sequence, the genomic stretch GGATATCACCATACAATTGAGCTTCTCTCCATAATTCCATATTGACTTGCTCACTCTTATGCTGCATTTTGGGCATAAAGAAAGATGATGTAAGAATGGAACTAGAGTTGATTAACATTGAGAATAACTGAATATGGAAAGTAGCTTAGATAACAAGCTCAGTTGTATGGAAGGAGAGAAGGTCCAATATTAAGGAATACAAATGGACACGATTCATGCTGTCAAGAGCATTTGTATTGCAAGAAGATGTCTTGCATACTTAGGAGCTGGATTAGAGTTGAAACAATACATTGACGGATGCAAAATGGAGCCTATAATATATGTACTTTCAGTTTATCCTTTATtagtattttatttttattttttgtaaaGGTTTCATCTTGTTCGTCAGTCTTACAGATTCAGCTGGGGAAGAAAGGAGTGCATAATATTGGGACACAGATAAGGTATTCAATTCTCTTAAGGAATTTTGAATTTCTGGCTACACAATCCTTCAAGACATAAGAGCCAGCAAGGGATGAAAACAGATCCCCAATCTATGACATCCATGTCCTCCCAGCCCTTTCCTAAAGTTATAGTGAGTTCTTAAGAAAGAAGATAAGTTATGACCCAGAGTTGAAAAGTTGATAGGCACAAATGAAGTTCCACAGTCTATACACAAAATATATGGTGTTCTCTACTAAATTTATTCTCAACAACAGTGCCTTGTTCAGTGGAGTAGAAAATTTTAAGTTCTTATATGCTGAAGCTGGTGGGGAAGTAGGAAATAATTAGGGCCATCATAATGCGAGAATAAGCAAGTGGTTCTTTGTCCGCTAGGGTGTTTCAACTAAACAGAGACACTGGTTCAAAAGAACGAACTAGAAATATTGTAGCAGTACTCAAGGAGAATAAAGTGAACTTACAAGACCAGCGAAAAATCGGACTACTACATCGCCTGAGCGAACAGCCTCATATTGCATCCATGTTCGCCTCAGAGCCATCCGCCGCTTGAAGTTGTTTCCAGTAGAGAAAACACCCACCAGTAGAAAAGCTCGCTTCTTTGGCAGAGGTGGGGCCTTCAGAAGTGCGACACTAGCCATGTCTATTTCTTCTGAAACTGGCAATCCATTAGCCAAGAATGACAAGAGCTCCAAATCACCAGAAACCTTGACTTCTGCTATCAACCACGGCTCTGACCACTATCAAAAACCTAAAGACTTCACAATTATGCAGTACTCACAAAAATTGAAGTATGAAGTCTTATTGCTTTGAAAAATCTAACCTCTCTATAGGCAAATGATGTTTCATGCTGGCCATTTACTGTGATATGGAACCCCTCTACACCAGCCCACACTGTTATTGTAAAAGGCTCTCCTTCAACAATTGAGAAGCTGCCACTTAACTGACTGCGCTCTTTTGGTCTCTGCCCATCTCCAGGTTGGTTCCCATTAACATTTATCATGGTACTGTTATTCTCCTGGATGATGCTGGAACCCATTTTCTCATTGCAACGAACAAGCCCATCAACTAGACTGGTCACACATATAGCAAAAATAATTTGTCTTTTATCAGTACCAGCAGAGACTATAACAAGATAAATGTTTAGTAACTAAATCCTAAATATGAAAATTTAGTTTTCAACAGTAAGAAACTAAGATGAATAATAGAGAGTGCTAACAAAAGCAATCAAGTGATCAACTGGAACTTTCCAGTCAGTACTAAATTAACAGATCAAAATTCGAATTGCAAATAATTTGAAGGAACTCATTCAtataaaaaatactaaaaaatgCTATCAAAGGCTAGTAAAAAGTATAAAGAATAAATCTTCATGAATGCTGACTCTTTTTATAAGTACTCCAAAAAATTGATAAATGTGTCCACATGCTCAAATTTGTAGTTAATCACTTCTTGTCCAGTTTTGTAGGATTACTGAAGAACTTTAGTAGACCTCTATTGTGACAGGTCACCATGTTAGTCGATTCTATTAGAGTACCGCATGCTTGTAATGGACCTGGTACATGTGAAGAATTTAATAACACCTTGCTCTTGGTCACAGATACAGTGGTCTACATAAAATTACTCACAAATATTACATCATTACtcatcaagtttttttttaaaaaaaactgtagTATGTAGCTAACAATGTCGATAGAGGCAATGTGCAATGCAGGATGATATCACTGAAAAGGTCCACATTATCACATTGTGGACTCAAAGTTTAATCACTAGCAAATGTATCCTAAGTAAACCTTATTTTTCATTCAATTAAAAAAGTGCAATACAAGTATCTCAACCATCACACCAGAATCATTAACAAATAATTCAAAAACAAGATCATGGCAATGTCTTCACTGGCACCTCAAACGGAACAACCACCCATGCTGATATACTCTGTATCTATTTGACGACAGTGTGATAATAGGAAAGAAAGTATCTTATGGTCTGTGATTTgcatttctataatttttttccttgattATAGGATTTGACTCTGATGTATAAACTGTAGACTCCTGCTAGTTTCTTATTGTTTGGATCTGTTGATAAAAAGCTCTGAAGTACAAATCACAAATCAGTTCTCAGGTACACTCCAGAATTTGTGTGTCTACTAGACTCTTATAAACCCTGAAGCAGATCCGCTAAGTCCTGAACTAAGTACTAACCATAACACAGTGATAGGAATCAAAGCCTCAACCAGGACATGAGGAAACTACTGCGTGGTGACTATCATGTTACTACTTTCCTTCTGGCACAAATACTAATCCTTCATATTCTTTCACATCAAGCATGTGCAGTCAATGAGCTGACACTGAGGCACATCAGTAGGTACCTTACATTCCTACAAGTAACTAGAAAGCAGCACAGCACAAGCAAGTTTCCAAGACTTGAACTCATAGATAAAACAAAGTAGTGCACTAGATTTTGAAATCATTGCATTTGCATCCACCAGACATGCAGATCAAGGCAAAATGAAGACAGTGAACCTTCGCTGTAAGCTGCTATTGCTGCTGCCGACATCACCAACCTGTGGGCACCGCTCCCACTCCCCCCACCCCTCCTGGGGCGTCCATGAATTCTGCTCCACCAGCATCCCCGCGGCTCCCAGGCTCACATTGACGTGCAGaaccacctcgccgcccgcaccCACCATCTCCACCATGAACCGGGCCGCCCCCTCCCTAGGCACCCCGACCACCGTCACGgcggcgccctccgcgagccCGCACGGGATCCCGGCACGGCCCGCGCCCAGATCCCCTTCCACGGACGCCGGGCAGCTGGGTCCTTGGGCGCGCCCCTCCTcgtctgccgcggcggcggccacggccaggGTGAGGTTCCGCCAGGCATCGGCGGCCTCGAGGACGCCTGTGGCGGTGCCCGGGAGAGCGTCGGAGCGGCAGAggagcgggcggaggaggccccAGGAGAGCTGGGCGGTGGAGTTGGCGGGGGGAGGGTAGAGGTCGGAGAGGcctgggagggaggggaggaggtgggcgaccgggccggtggcggcggtggtgggtggTGGGGCTggggagggcgagggcgagaggaggaggagcacgacggCGAGGGTGAAGATGAGGAGCACGCCGGAACATTTCCTCATTGCAGCGAGCGAGGGGTCGAGGGCCGCCGAACGGCGGAAGGCGGGTGCCGCCGGTTGTCTCGGCTGTTGGCTGAGTTGAGTAGCATCCAGAGTCCAGACCAAGAGTCCAAAtgttcctctctttttttttgttttttcttttctttttatgagCGGAAAAGCTACACTATTGATCGAGTGTTTTGGAGCTTGTGCACAATCAAATTTTGAGACCTGCTTTGCTGTGATCCATGTGGAGGAGCTTCTTTGTCAACTCCGACGATGTCTACTGTTTAGGATGGAGTTGAGTTTTGGATTAAGGTGAATCCGACAagtttagagagagagagctcaGCTGATGTAGCGGCATGGTGGTACAGTACAACCTATTCCGAGCTCCACCGCGATCTACGTGGTACGCGTATATTCATGCAAAACTAGTCAGCCAGCAGCCTTAGTACCTTCCTAActtagggtctgtttgtttACATTACTTATGCATAagtaaataagttgcttatttatagcAACTTAGGATCTGTTTGTTTACATTACTTATGCATAagtaaataagttgcttatttatagttgcttatgcataagctaaagatgtttggtttgagttgctaaacTGCATTGAATGAGGTTGCTTTTGACATGTTTGCCCCTAATAATTGAGAGAGAGAAAGCGGGAGTCACCTAGCCAAAAATAAGCAGCTCTATAAGCAACCCAATAAGCAAGGGTGTTTAATTGCATAAGCAAATACGTTACTTATTTTTaattgcttatgcataagcaactcaaaccaaacacccccttaaaagGGAGGGGTGTGAGTGTGTGATTAGTCAAAAGAATGACTtcctagttttttttccccgaaGGGGCTGGATCCCATATAATCATTGTAACAAAGTTTTTTTTACAGAAAGCACCCCGGAGAAAGGCAAGATTACAAAGAAACCCACAACACGCAAACTCCAGGAATGCACAATTACACGAGGGATCTTGATAAAGATAAAATTTGAAGAAACAGTCCTCAGATCCTTCTAACATGCTCCTGACCGCTGCACCTCCTCCGGATCCGCTGGAGATGGGGAAGAAGCACAAGAAGCAAGAAGAGCCTTTTACCTGTGTGCCATTAAAAAAGTTTGTAATTACACACAAGCCATTAAAAAAGTTAACCGCATACAGGTGCCACTGCTCTAAACTTCTTTGCCTTACAAGCCATTTCGTCCTTGTTCTGTTTGTTTTTTGCCGTTTGGTAGCCTTACAGGTGGGACCGGCCAGTGAAATTGTCCATGTTGCCCTTGGGCGGTGTAGACGGTGTTGACTACGATTGACCGCCACCTCAGTTCCTCACTCTCCCCATCTCGCTCGAGTCCTCTTCCCCCACACCCTAGCGGTGTTGGCGAGGAGAGAAGAAGACAATCCAGCCCTGCTTGCGGCTGCAGCGCTGAGAGAAGAACCCACCAATCCCCCCGTGCTTGCAGCGTGGAATGGGGTTGTGGAGCAAGGAAGAGGAGGCCTGAAGGAAGAGACCGTGGATCCTCTGGATTGGCGGCGCATGGCCGTGAACAAGGAGGCGCGCGCGGGTGACCAACCTCCTTGGCTTCCTGACGGGTGAGTACCATTTTAGGGGTTTTTTCCCGCTTCGATTGCTTGGTCCTTGTGATTGTGGTTAGTTAGGTGTAGTAGTCGTGGTTGATATAGTGTGATTTTAGATAGATAGATGTATGTGAACTCGCGTTGTTCATCTGTAGGATGGACTCTGCTAGTAgctacaacctagaaatccgGATAATTGCTCGCCATACTTGTTTTGGGTGGTTTAGCTTGGACAAAATCGTCGATGCTGATTGTACCAACTTCGTAGATCTAGTTGCTGAAGTTGAGAATAAGTATCCTTCTGATTATGGGGATGTTGTGAGATTGTTTTACTTCTACATTGAGAGACAGATGAACATCCAAGTTTGCACCGACCAAGATTGGCTTGACATGTTTGCAAAACATAATGCTTCCAAGTGCTGCTTCCTGACTTTTTATTACCACAGCCCCAGTACTGAGCCTCCTGAAATTCCTCCTTGGGATTTTAATAGTTGTTGGCAGTCTGTTGAGAACCCTTTTACCCCTTCACTGCCTTATCCTAGCATTGCACAACCAAGCCATGCCTAGAGTGAAACTGCAGATGATGAATACCTGACTAACCCAAACCCATCCAATGAGCATGTGGGTGTTGATTAGGAAGGGTTGTATATAAACCTTGGTCCTCAACATCCACCACCTCCAAAACCTCAGAGTCAAGGTTGCAGCAAACAAAGGGATGGTGAAGTATCTGATGCAGATATATACTGTGAAACAGACAGTGATGATAAATCTAtgtctgatgatgatgataattaTGAAATGGAGGATGTAGATGACATTGTTAAAGATAATGAGCCTGATCATATGCCTGATGCTGAGTATGACAAGAAGGATCCTCCTATGACAGTAGGCAATGTGTATAGAGACATGTATGCATTTAAGCTGGCTTTAGCTTCACATGCTGTCAAACATGAGTTTCATTATGACATTGAAAAAAGTGACACAGGATGGTACATAGTTCACTGCTGTGGGAGTACTGAAGGCTGCAGGTGGAGAATTCATGCCTCAACCATGAAGTATGATGAATCAATTAAGGTAATCTGTTAATTTTAAATTTGTATGCTTTTTTTATCTGTCAGTTGTTTTCAGATATAAGTATTCTATTTTTATGTCATTTCTAGGTGAAGAGGAACCCCCCATACTTGTCAAAGCAAAAGGAGGTTTGGCGTATGTAAAGGGGTTACACAGTTTTGGGTCAGTGAACAAGTGATTGACTGGTTGAAAGAAGATGCAACTGTTGGTGCTACTGAACTCCAAAGGAGGCTGAAGGATGAGTACAAAATCTTGATACCGTACAGAAGGGTGTGGAATGGTAAGAATCTTGCATTGGATAAACTATATGGGCCCTGGAATAAAAGCTTTGATAGCCTGTATAGATTCAAGGTCTAGCTAGATGAAACATGTCCTGGTTCATTTGTTGTGATTGATCACCACACCATTAATAagaaaattaagtttaataggtTTTTTAAGCCCTGAAACCATGTGTTGATGGCTTCCTTAGAGGTTGTAGGCCATATTTGAAACCATGTGTTGATGGCTTCCTTAGAGGTTGTAGGCCATATTTGGTAGTAGATAGCACTTTCTTATGTGGAAAATTCAGGGGTCAGTTGTGCATTGCTTATGCAGTTGATGCGCACAACTGGATGTACCCAGTAGCAATAGGTGTCATTGATTCTGAAATAAATGAAAACTGGGTTTGGTTTATGGAGAGGTTGAAGGAAGCAATAGGCACCCCACCTGGTCTGACATTCAGCTCAGAGTGTGGGCAGGCAGTAATGCATGGTGTTAGTGAGGTCGTTCCACGTGCTGAACATAGAGAGTGCGCGTGGCATTTAGTTCAAAATTTTAAGAAACGGTTCAGTGGTAAAATTTTTGATGATCATCTGTGGGCATCTACCTATTCTTGGAGCAAATACATGTTTGAGAAATACTACCAGGCCATGGCTGCAGCCAAACCTGAGGCAATGAGCAACAGAATCACAAGAAGCTATGGACGAGAAGTCAGTTTGGTACAAATTCCAAGGTGGATTATGTAACCAATAATTTGGTTGAGTTCGTCAATAACTGGATAAAGGCAGAGAAGGCCAAGCACATTGATGATTTGATGGATACCATAAGGCAGAAGCTGTTGATTAAATGGAATATTAGGAAAAAGGTGGCCAAGAAGTTTGTGGGAAAGATTCTACCTCATGTTATGCAGCAGCTGAGGGAAGGCAGCTTCAACCTAGACATTGAGGTCATCACAAAACATGATGGAGTTGTTGAAGTTTGTGCTAAGTGGGGACTGGATTCAGATTTGTTGTGGACTTAAGAAACAGGACATGTTCCTGCAGGGCTTGGCAAGGGTCAGGAATACCATGCAAAGCATGCAATTGCCTACATAACATCTACACCTGGTGAAAAGCTAGAAGACCATGTGGATGAATGCTATTCTGTGGCCAAATTCAAAGCTGCATATGAAGGTGCCATCCCATTCATTCCTGACAAGTCTATGTGGCCTGATACCACACATGGATTCTTCATGCATCCTCCCTTGCTTAAGTCCACAGCTGGTAGAAGAAAGAACAGGTACAAAGGGGTAGTTGAAGGAGTTAGCAAGAAGAAATCAAAGAGACATGAGTGTCCAATATGCCGTGAGTTAGGGCACCACTGGTATACCTGCAAGAATGGGAGTCCAGTAGACATAGCTATAATAGAGGCTGTCAGGTGAACTTCTCTCAGTTACATTtattcatatatgatatgaaCTGCATTAAATAATCTAACATAACTAAAATTTCACCTGCAGGGGTCTGCCAAAGaagaggcaaaaaaaaaaagcagctaAAGCTAACACAAAGACAAGCATTGTTGTGGTCACAGGGATGGTGTTCCCTCCCAATGAGGCAGTGGAGAATGTTGTacacaagaaaagaaagagaaaatccTCTTCTTTGGGAGTAGCAACAAGTACTTCAGTCTCTACTACTACTCCTTTCTCTAGCAGGTATGCCACTTCTCCATTTCTTTCTAATTTTTTGCAATGCCAACAGCCCACACTAAACTTCATGTTTCATGTACCACAAGATCTGGAACTAGATCCAACAAACCAATTCCTATTCAAGTTGTGCACCTTGCCCCTTGGCATGAAGATGCTGCAGTTCAGCATGAGCCACAGGAAGCTTCATCTGCTACAGTTCATACACCAAGGAGGAAGATTGGATTGAAGAAGAAGCTTACACCAAGGCAAGATGTGTCTGCCACTCCAGTAGGGGAACAAGCAGCAAGGCTCCAGCTGACCCTTTCACCCCAGCTGAAAATACCAGAAGTAAGAAGCAACTACTGCTGGAATGAACAAAGGTGACTCCACCATGTTGTTTTGATGATGCATTAGTGCTACACTGTAGAACACCTTGGCTTTTGTGGTATGAAATCATTTGGATGGTATGAAATGCTCATGTAATGGAGCTGTAATATTTTGCATGATCAGGACATGTAGTTTATGGTACTTGCTCTGGACAAACTACTGGTGTTAGATGAAATTGTGGTTTATGGTTTGCATGTTGGTGAACAATCTGAACCATGAGCATTACTTATGTTTGTAATGTATTAAGGTTTGCATGCTGGTGAATGAACAATTTGAGAATTTTATATTTCTGGACTGCATTCATCCATCCATCATTGACTCATTCATTCATTGATTCAAGCATACAAACAAAgtgacacacacacatacataggACCCTACTTCTTCATAATTGCATACAATGCAAGGAAGATGGCAACAAAGACTAGCTTCTCAATCCATCTGAGTTGCTGCATAACCCTATCTTGCACTACTCTTCCACCAGCCTTCCACCTTCCTGGATGAGAGCCATTGGAGTGGAAGTAGGGATAGCAGCTGGTGCTGGCACTTCTTGAAGAGGAACATGAGGCAAAGGTGCTGTAGGAGCCACTGTCTGTACACTAGTCTCCCCCATTTCATCCTCGCACAAATAGTACTAACAACCTCCAGCCTGAAAACCAAAGCAACACTAGATTATGAACCAAATAGCGGAAACCAACATTCTAGAGCCAAATAAAGAGCATGTTAGCAACACA encodes the following:
- the LOC117857878 gene encoding hydroxyproline O-galactosyltransferase GALT3 yields the protein MRKCSGVLLIFTLAVVLLLLSPSPSPAPPPTTAATGPVAHLLPSLPGLSDLYPPPANSTAQLSWGLLRPLLCRSDALPGTATGVLEAADAWRNLTLAVAAAAADEEGRAQGPSCPASVEGDLGAGRAGIPCGLAEGAAVTVVGVPREGAARFMVEMVGAGGEVVLHVNVSLGAAGMLVEQNSWTPQEGWGEWERCPQVGDVGSSNSSLQRSLVDGLVRCNEKMGSSIIQENNSTMINVNGNQPGDGQRPKERSQLSGSFSIVEGEPFTITVWAGVEGFHITVNGQHETSFAYREWSEPWLIAEVKVSGDLELLSFLANGLPVSEEIDMASVALLKAPPLPKKRAFLLVGVFSTGNNFKRRMALRRTWMQYEAVRSGDVVVRFFAGLHKSEQVNMELWREAQLYGDIQLMPFVDYYSLITFKTISICIFGTKIVPAKYIMKTDDDAFVRIDEVISSLKKSNSHGLLYGLISFQSSPHRDKDSKWFISRKEWPYDMYPPWAHGPGYIISRDIAKFVVRGHQELTLQLFKLEDVAMGIWIQQYKSSGQQVNIVTDDRFYSEGCDADYVLAHYQSPRLMMCLWEKLKTEYQAICCE